One Thermoanaerobacter pseudethanolicus ATCC 33223 DNA window includes the following coding sequences:
- a CDS encoding cytochrome c biogenesis CcdA family protein — MPIYTAFLAGIVSFLSPCVLPLIPAYVSYIFGNKKNNLINLLLFVLGFSIVFVLMGATASQLGKLFLAYKDIFRKVSGIIIVLFGLQMTGIFRPIFLNKEVKLINMEKVQTGYIGSLVLGITFAAGWTPCVGPILASILLYAGSVSTLSVGVILLFAYSMGLGIPFIITALLIDKFKSMYKRINKILPYIEVISGVILIIFGVLLYFNMLIKISGYFY; from the coding sequence GTGCCAATTTACACTGCATTTTTAGCAGGAATTGTTTCTTTTTTATCACCCTGTGTTTTGCCTTTAATTCCCGCTTATGTGTCATATATTTTTGGAAATAAAAAGAATAATTTAATAAATTTGCTTCTCTTTGTTTTGGGATTTAGCATAGTGTTTGTTTTAATGGGGGCGACTGCAAGCCAACTAGGAAAGCTTTTTTTAGCCTATAAAGACATTTTTAGGAAAGTAAGTGGGATAATAATTGTGCTTTTTGGACTTCAAATGACTGGGATTTTTAGACCAATATTTTTAAACAAAGAAGTCAAATTAATAAATATGGAAAAGGTACAGACCGGTTATATAGGGTCATTAGTATTGGGTATAACTTTTGCAGCAGGATGGACACCTTGTGTAGGTCCAATTCTCGCTTCGATATTGTTGTATGCTGGGTCTGTCAGTACTTTAAGTGTAGGCGTGATATTGCTTTTTGCATATTCTATGGGGCTTGGTATACCTTTTATAATTACAGCCTTATTGATTGACAAGTTTAAAAGTATGTATAAAAGGATTAACAAAATATTGCCTTATATAGAGGTAATAAGTGGGGTTATTCTCATAATATTTGGAGTTCTCTTATATTTTAACATGCTAATCAAGATAAGTGGATATTTTTATTAA
- a CDS encoding peroxiredoxin family protein codes for MKNKSLIFTIIAVIVIGALIFVLNNYTKSVQPAPSQVAENNSPSNNEDQNTSSNVNSNTTEQSEPKIGNQVGDIAPDFTLKDLDGNTVTLSSLRGKKVILNFWATTCPYCIIEMPALNQFIKSHKDDTVLLAIDLGESPSKVKQYLEGKGYEFTVLLDTDLSTIYDYQVQFIPMSYFIDKNGIIRAISNGAMTYDEIEEYYKSISR; via the coding sequence GTGAAAAATAAAAGTTTAATTTTTACTATAATTGCTGTGATAGTTATAGGGGCACTTATTTTTGTGTTGAATAATTACACAAAAAGTGTGCAGCCTGCACCTTCTCAAGTGGCAGAAAATAATTCTCCTAGCAATAATGAAGATCAAAATACAAGTTCAAATGTAAATTCAAATACAACTGAGCAAAGTGAGCCTAAGATAGGGAATCAAGTAGGAGATATAGCACCAGATTTTACGTTAAAAGATTTAGATGGCAATACTGTGACCTTGTCGAGCTTAAGAGGAAAAAAAGTTATACTAAACTTTTGGGCAACAACTTGTCCTTATTGCATAATTGAAATGCCAGCTTTAAATCAGTTTATAAAAAGCCATAAAGATGATACGGTTTTACTTGCAATAGATTTGGGTGAAAGCCCATCAAAAGTAAAGCAGTATTTAGAAGGAAAAGGATATGAATTTACTGTACTACTGGATACTGACTTAAGTACTATTTACGATTATCAGGTTCAATTTATACCTATGTCCTATTTTATAGATAAAAACGGGATTATAAGAGCAATTAGCAATGGGGCTATGACATATGACGAAATTGAAGAGTATTATAAATCAATTTCTCGATAA
- the trxA gene encoding thioredoxin has translation MYTQMKPVNVTDETFAEEVYNSNKPVLVDFWAKWCRPCLMMAPVLEEFAEEYADKMKVAKLDVDENPVIASKYRIMSIPTMGVFVNGKMVDKVIGFMPKEHLVEKLSKYLK, from the coding sequence GTGTATACACAAATGAAACCAGTAAATGTCACAGATGAGACTTTTGCAGAGGAAGTATACAATTCTAATAAACCTGTTTTAGTAGATTTTTGGGCTAAATGGTGTAGACCCTGTTTAATGATGGCTCCAGTGTTAGAGGAGTTTGCGGAAGAATACGCAGATAAGATGAAAGTGGCAAAACTGGATGTAGATGAAAATCCAGTAATCGCTTCTAAATATAGAATTATGAGCATACCTACGATGGGAGTTTTTGTAAATGGAAAAATGGTAGACAAAGTTATAGGTTTTATGCCTAAAGAGCATTTAGTTGAAAAGCTGTCAAAATATTTAAAATAG